CATGGGAATCAATGGCAGCTTTGGCGGCCTCTATTACTTTGGGATGAGAAGACAGCCCCAAATAATTATTGGCACAGAAGTTAATTACTTCCCCACTCTCATCGGTTTTAATATCCGCTCCTTGTGGAGTGGTGATAATTCTTTCTTTTTTAAAGAGACCCGCCTCTTCTATTTCAGCCAAATTGGCTTTCAGCTTTTTCTGAAGGCTATCGTACATATCATTTTTGGATTTTGGGTTTAAACATTTTTTTGGGTTTGGCCTTTACAGCCTGATCTGACTCTGTCAACTGATATTTCCTCCTTAGAGGATTGATGATGAAAAGCTTCTGTTGAGTGAAGCTATTGGGGTTCATCTGCTCAAACTCAGCTTTCAATTCCGAATATTGCTGCGCATCACCCAATTTAAATTTCGAAGAATCGATTTTCTTCGAAATTAAATACTCTTCAAAGCTCATTTCATTTTCCATATCTCAATTGGCTAGAGTTCAGATTTTGGGCAATTTATGGCTTTTATGGAGCATTTTCGAACTTTTCACAGCGGAATCTTCCTAACTTTAACCCCACATGTGCGGTGGATAATAGAAAATAAGTTAATTGGTTAATAGGTGATACCAAGCGACTGAATTTCTATCCCCATATCAGGTTAAAGTTTCGAAAAAAATAACTCAAAAATGACGAGCCTTTATCCTAATAACTTTTTATCAATAACTATTTACTCCTGAGAATTCAGGCACAAACAACATTTACCCTTATGAATAATATATTAGTCATAGGTGCCTGCGGACAGCTGGGCACCGAACTCACCACGAGGTTGAGAGAAATCTATGGCGAGGAGCATGTAGTCGCTGCAGACAAAAAAGAGCCTGTTTCTGATCTGAAAGAGGGTCTTTTCGAAGTGCTCGACATCATGGATATCAACCGTGTCAAAGAGGTTCTAAAAAAATATCAAATTACAGAAGTCTATCATTTGGTAGCCCTACTATCTGCAACCGCTGAAGCCAGTCCACGCTTTGCCTGGGAACTTAACATGAATAGCCTGGTCAACCTCCTGGATTTGGCAAATGAAGGACATTTCAAAAGATTGTATTGGCCTAGCTCCATTGCTGTTTTTGGTCCCAACACGCCAAAGGTCAATACGCCTCAACAGACTTTCATGGATCCAAGTTCAATCTATGGAATCAGCAAATTGGCTGGTGAAAGATGGTGCGACTATTATTTTGACAAGCACAATATGGATGTGAGAAGCATCCGCTATCCTGGTCTGATTGGGTATAAATCTCTACCTGGAGGTGGGACTACGGACTATGCAGTAGACATCTATCACAAGGCCAAAGCGGGTGAAGATTTCAGCTGTTTCCTAAGAGCGGACACCAAACTGCCTATGATGTATATGGAAGATGCGGTAAGAGCCACTGTCGAACTCATGCAGGCACCTGCAGACCAGATCACGATACGATCAAGTTACAATGTAGCTGCCATGAGTTTCACTCCAGAAGATGTCTATGAGGAGATCAAAAAACACTGTCCAGACTTCAAAATCAGCTATGAGCCTGATTTTAGACAGGAAATAGCAGATTCATGGAATCAAAGCATAGACGATTCTGTAGCTCAAAGGGACTGGGGATGGAAACCTGAATATGACCTGAAAAGAATGACAGAAGTAATGTTAGAAAACCTATAGGCTATCGAACCAATAATTTTTGTTTCAATTGATGTCCATCGACTTCTAGATTAACGAAATAAATTCCTGGTTGGAGATTTAGATTCTGAATCTCCAATCTCGTTTCATTTGAATGACTTGTGTAAATCTGATTTCCTTGCAGATCAAAAATTGATACTTGCTTTTCTGAAATACTTTCAGGCAAACTCAAAGTCAATTTTTGTCCCACTAAAGGATTCGGATAAATATTTAGTTCCTCGGATTGGAGCCCCGTAACATTGATACTTTTTGTTTCAAAAATCTCGTTGCTACCATCATAATCAATGGCATTGAGCCTGAAGTAGACCAATTGGCTTTTCACTTGCTCATCCAAATAAGAATATGAGGCGCCATCCACCTCACTGCCACTGCTACCTATCTCCGCAATCGATTCAAAAAACCGCCCGTCATTAGATCTCTGCACCTCAAAATGGCTGAAGTTTACCTCGCTTAGAGTTTCCCATGTAATTTTCACTCCACTATCAGTGGCTTCCAAATCAAATGAAGCCAACTTAATAGGAAGAGGAGTTGTGCCACCTCCATCAATAAAATTATATAATGCCTTTTGTTCAGAAGTCCCACTGTTAAGATCACTGATAGGAGCATCCACAGATCCTGCCCCATCTGTATCTCCGTTTCCGTTGATACCACCATCTACATAAAGACCTCCTCCATTATCCACATAATCTTGCTGCCCTCCGCTCAAGGTCATACCTTCGGTAACAACCATAGTACCACCATTGTCTAGCACCACCTTGTTTTCAGCTGTGAAATGTCCAAATACCACCAAAACACCGCCAGTGACTACCTCCAAATTGATAGAATTGTTAGCAAAACTCAAATCACCAATCACAATTAAAGTATCTCTGACCAAAAGCTTGTAACTATTGGCTCCAATATTCGCAAAACTCAAACCTCCATTCCGGGTGATATACCCATTAATGGTAATATTCTGTTGTTCATCAATATTGGTGGTCAAAGGGTTCGGTTGAACCCCATCGGTCCAGGAATTACTATTGGACCATGTGCCAGTATAAAAATCTAAAGTGGACAATTGTGCATTCGCATTGATACCCAACCCCACTATCATTGTCAAAACTATAAGTTTTCTCATTTAGAAAAATGCTGCTAGAAAGAATCAACGCAAAAAAACGAATATCTCAAGACGACATTTTATCATTTCGACGAATGGCGGTAAATTCCCGATCAATGAACCAGGAGTATAGATTAGAATTTTTTAGTCCACTATATTTCCTATTAGGACTAGCAATTATACCTTGCATTAAATACATTTGACAAGGCCAGAAGCAATTTTTATGGAGCAGCTGAAAAACCTGATAGTTGAAAAAAAGGATGAAATATGTATTGTCACCATTAATAGAGAGTCTGCTCTCAATGCACTTAATGATGCCACATTAAACGAATTAAGCGAGGTTTTTGAGCAGATAGATGATGACAAAACGATAAAAGGAGTCGTCATAACTGGAGCTGGAGACAAGGCTTTTGTAGCGGGTGCAGACATCAAAGAACTCGCGCAAGTCACTGAAGTCAATGGCAGAAGTATGGCCGAAAAAGGCCAGGAACTCTTTGAAAGAATCGAAAGGTTGTCCAAACCTGTTATCGCGGCAATCAACGGATTCGCATTAGGAGGCGGGTGTGAATTGGCAATGGCATGCCATATACGAATCGCTTCTAAATCTGCTCAGTTCGGACAACCAGAAATCAATCTGGGAATACTACCCGGATATGGTGGCACACAGAGACTCACTCGATTGGTCGGCAAAGGAAAGGCCTTAGAACTATTATTGACGGGCGAC
This is a stretch of genomic DNA from Reichenbachiella ulvae. It encodes these proteins:
- a CDS encoding enoyl-CoA hydratase/isomerase family protein, giving the protein MEQLKNLIVEKKDEICIVTINRESALNALNDATLNELSEVFEQIDDDKTIKGVVITGAGDKAFVAGADIKELAQVTEVNGRSMAEKGQELFERIERLSKPVIAAINGFALGGGCELAMACHIRIASKSAQFGQPEINLGILPGYGGTQRLTRLVGKGKALELLLTGDMVGAEDAKKLRLVNYVLEDRAAMMDKALEILGKVRQKAPIAVGLIIDSVNAVHTSGENGFQTEANSFGRCCGTQDFIEGTQAFIEKRKPNFKGE
- a CDS encoding NAD-dependent epimerase/dehydratase family protein; amino-acid sequence: MNNILVIGACGQLGTELTTRLREIYGEEHVVAADKKEPVSDLKEGLFEVLDIMDINRVKEVLKKYQITEVYHLVALLSATAEASPRFAWELNMNSLVNLLDLANEGHFKRLYWPSSIAVFGPNTPKVNTPQQTFMDPSSIYGISKLAGERWCDYYFDKHNMDVRSIRYPGLIGYKSLPGGGTTDYAVDIYHKAKAGEDFSCFLRADTKLPMMYMEDAVRATVELMQAPADQITIRSSYNVAAMSFTPEDVYEEIKKHCPDFKISYEPDFRQEIADSWNQSIDDSVAQRDWGWKPEYDLKRMTEVMLENL
- a CDS encoding T9SS type A sorting domain-containing protein: MRKLIVLTMIVGLGINANAQLSTLDFYTGTWSNSNSWTDGVQPNPLTTNIDEQQNITINGYITRNGGLSFANIGANSYKLLVRDTLIVIGDLSFANNSINLEVVTGGVLVVFGHFTAENKVVLDNGGTMVVTEGMTLSGGQQDYVDNGGGLYVDGGINGNGDTDGAGSVDAPISDLNSGTSEQKALYNFIDGGGTTPLPIKLASFDLEATDSGVKITWETLSEVNFSHFEVQRSNDGRFFESIAEIGSSGSEVDGASYSYLDEQVKSQLVYFRLNAIDYDGSNEIFETKSINVTGLQSEELNIYPNPLVGQKLTLSLPESISEKQVSIFDLQGNQIYTSHSNETRLEIQNLNLQPGIYFVNLEVDGHQLKQKLLVR